The DNA segment ATCCAGGGCGCTCCCCACCAGCACAAAGAGGATAATCTCCGCCGCGACCCAGAACTTGCTGAACTTGCCCGAGATACGCTTTGCGAGGTCCGGGTGCTTCGCATTGATGCACGCCGCAATCGCGACAACGGCAATCATCCCGCTAAAGGGCACAATGTGCGCGATGTCGTGCTCTAGCTCGTTCAGAAGGAACGCGAAACTGAAGATAATGAGCACCTTCACGGTGTCACGCATGTGCTTTTTTTTGAAAAACCAGACAAGGGACAGCCCGCAGGCAATACCAACCAATCCCCCAAGGCCAATCGAGACGGGAACCGCCATGAAGCTCGAAGCCGTGACCTCCTCCCCCTTCAAAAGGGCGAGGAAGGCAGCGAAAGACACCAACACGTAAACGTCGTCGAGGGACGCCCCCGCCAAAAGCATCTGTGGAATGCCCTTTTTGACGCCACGGCGCTCGTCGCGCATGCGAAGCATCCGCGGTACCACCACCGCGGGCGATACCGCGGCAATAGTCGAACCCATGAGGGCAGCCTCCCAATAGGTGACGCCCATGAATATGGGTGCAAGCACCACTACGCCCACAATCTCGACCGTCGCCGGTACAAAGCACATCATGAGCGCCGGCCGGCCAATTCGCTTGAATTCTTGGATATTGAACGTAAGACCAGCACGAGTCAAGATGATGACGAGGGCAAGTTGCCGCAAGTCCGCCGATATGTTCAAAAAAGCAGGCCTAAGCAGGTCGAGCGCATGCGGTCCAAGTATAATGCCCGTAAGCATCATGCCAAGGATTCCGGGGAGTTTTAGCCTTGTAAAAAGGTTGCCCAGGAGGAGCCCCAGCAAAAAAATAAACGCCAACGACGTCAACATAGCTGTGCCAAAGATAGAAAAATTTGCCAAAACCTAGCAAAAAGACGAACCCGGTTTCGCCGACACCGAGCACCATCAGGTAGTTCACCAGGCCCTTGCCGGTTTCGCCGAGGGCGTTGCAGGCGTCCGCAGCGGACTTACCCACGTACCAGGCAGATGCCATCATGCCGATGCCACCGAAGATGCCCACACCCAGGTATGCAGCCCAGTTGGCCGGGGCCGCCTGGGACTTGTTCAGGATGTACATCATCAGCAACATGCCGTAGATTGTCTGCGCAATCGGCGCGCCCACGAAGATGAGCAGCGTAAACAGCGCGTTCTTACCCTTGAGATACGCCTTCTTCCAGGCCCCGATGGCTGCCATGCCGGCAGTCCCGCAGCCCAGCGCAGAACCCACCGCGGCAAGGCCCAGGGCCGCCACCGCGCCGAGTTTCGCGAGCGTTAAAAGTTGAGCTTGATCCATACGTGTTACCTCGCTGGATTAGAGCACCATCATGGAGAACACGAGAACGAACAGGGCCACGGTTTCCACGATACCGAGCACCATCAGGTAGTTCACCATGCCCTTGCCGGTTTCACCGAGGGCGTCGCAGGCCACGGCCGCGGACTTGCCCTGGTACCAGGCAGAAGCCATCATGCCGAGACCGCCGAAGATACCGGCGCCGAGGCAGCCGCCCCAGTTGGTAAAGCCGGATTCAGCAGCCTTGCTCAGGATGAAGTTCATCAAGAGCATGC comes from the Fibrobacter sp. UWP2 genome and includes:
- a CDS encoding sodium:proton antiporter, whose amino-acid sequence is MLGLLLGNLFTRLKLPGILGMMLTGIILGPHALDLLRPAFLNISADLRQLALVIILTRAGLTFNIQEFKRIGRPALMMCFVPATVEIVGVVVLAPIFMGVTYWEAALMGSTIAAVSPAVVVPRMLRMRDERRGVKKGIPQMLLAGASLDDVYVLVSFAAFLALLKGEEVTASSFMAVPVSIGLGGLVGIACGLSLVWFFKKKHMRDTVKVLIIFSFAFLLNELEHDIAHIVPFSGMIAVVAIAACINAKHPDLAKRISGKFSKFWVAAEIILFVLVGSALDVKYAFTAGVGAIAVVFGAMFFRMGGVLMSVAKSEFNKKECLFCMLAYTPKATVQAAIGGVPLSYGLACGNNVLTLAAISIMITAPIGAILIDNTYKRLVEKDSN
- a CDS encoding V-type ATP synthase subunit K (produces ATP from ADP in the presence of a proton gradient across the membrane; the K subunit is a nonenzymatic component which binds the dimeric form by interacting with the G and E subunits); the encoded protein is MDQAQLLTLAKLGAVAALGLAAVGSALGCGTAGMAAIGAWKKAYLKGKNALFTLLIFVGAPIAQTIYGMLLMMYILNKSQAAPANWAAYLGVGIFGGIGMMASAWYVGKSAADACNALGETGKGLVNYLMVLGVGETGFVFLLGFGKFFYLWHSYVDVVGVYFFAGAPPGQPFYKAKTPRNPWHDAYGHYTWTACARPA
- a CDS encoding V-type ATP synthase subunit K (produces ATP from ADP in the presence of a proton gradient across the membrane; the K subunit is a nonenzymatic component which binds the dimeric form by interacting with the G and E subunits), translating into MFGHYRGAAAALGISAMGSALGCGTAGMSAITMWKKAYAQGKSALFTLLVFVGAPISQTIYGMLLMNFILSKAAESGFTNWGGCLGAGIFGGLGMMASAWYQGKSAAVACDALGETGKGMVNYLMVLGIVETVALFVLVFSMMVL